The following proteins are encoded in a genomic region of Nicotiana sylvestris chromosome 4, ASM39365v2, whole genome shotgun sequence:
- the LOC138889740 gene encoding uncharacterized protein has protein sequence MVDGGEWNTQRLYEILPEEFAEHIIVNLQPPAAQGVLDVPVWSLESKGQFSVRTTWEYVRNRAEPMSAYKKIWVKGLPFKIAFFMWKVWRNKLPLDEFFRRLGYQMASKCWCCADPLEETTQHLFFTSYAANKVWRYYLGHAGIVTEGLTLHQAIIKCWTTDVVPRLKPILQALPSVIVWELWKRRNSYKYGDAVTINRVVYQISSTL, from the coding sequence ATGGTGGATGGAGGAGAATGGAATACACAAAGGCTTTATGAAATATTACCTGAAGAATTTGCAGAACACATCATAGTAAACCTTCAGCCACCTGCAGCTCAAGGAGTCTTGGATGTACCTGTTTGGAGTTTGGAATCAAAGGGTCAGTTCAGTGTTAGAACAACATGGGAGTATGTGAGGAACAGAGCTGAACCAATGTCAGCTTATAAGAAAATTTGGGTGAAAGGTCTGCCATTTAAGATAGCCTTTTTCATGTGGAAAGTATGGAGGAACAAGCTGCCATTGGATGAGTTTTTCAGAAGACTTGGCTATCAGATGGCATCTAAGTGCTGGTGTTGTGCAGATCCTTTGGAGGAAACAACACAACACTTATTTTTTACATCATATGCTGCAAACAAAGTATGGAGGTATTAccttgggcatgctggtattgTAACAGAAGGACTCACACTACACCAGGCAATTATCAAATGCTGGACTACAGATGTAGTACCTCGACTGAAGCCAATTTTGCAAGCCTTGCCATCAGTCATAGTATGGGAATTATGGAAGAGGAGAAACAGTTATAAATATGGAGATGCAGTCACTATTAACAGGGTGGTGTACCAGATCTCTTCTACTCTGTAG